In a single window of the Scophthalmus maximus strain ysfricsl-2021 chromosome 18, ASM2237912v1, whole genome shotgun sequence genome:
- the gpcpd1 gene encoding glycerophosphocholine phosphodiesterase GPCPD1 isoform X2 has product MTVQLPHRCAHRPPRPTPPSERMGTEMLPPRLQPLQIVSAADLVPVSTMETTQVTLVVRGETSPGEVIAVVGNCDALGCWSHQKAVTLHPDGQDGNTWTTTIAVPKGVVSQYRYFRGFFLESKSADGPCQVIVNMWETHHHPRMMSPTATHQNVDDGQFGINNGVNCVDAGWLTCQAEVRLRLHHSKTPPVSITKKKFKKSRFRIKLTLEGIEEEEEEEEEDEEGEGDALSPSAWNKMTTTLEISMISANGYRSRHSQPECGYALEPSQWTEYSIHTMDPDNLELTFEYFEDDLSQHVVQGDAHPGHVGTAILLSSTFLENGKDMGIVTLPIMGRNSRQTIGKVRVDYLVIRPIQGMQCDMSSSFTRYWRKRGALNVGHRGAGSTHAAKHQRVRENTIASFKRASEHGAAFVEFDVHLSKDAVPIVYHDLTCCISTKKKNDKTSLELIEVPVKDLTFVQLQLLKLAHVTAMKGSDHKDLLDDEEEIDEHQPFPSLSQIFQAVPEHVGFNIELKWICQLKDGSWDGSLSSYFNMNTFLDVVLSCVLQKGGKRRIVFSCFDPDICTMVRNKQNKYPILFLTQGISERYPELMDIRCQTTQIAISFAQSENILGISAHSEELLKNLTFIGDAQSKGLVVFSWGEDNNDHETRRKLREQGIDGLIYDSICEEQGEQPNIFQVEEQHSLGEVINEETMNSSTCSCYSIPCSMAPCVAFKSRTGSAESDSGHSSL; this is encoded by the exons ATGACAGTTCAGCTGCCGCACAGGTGCGCACACCGCCCCCCACGTCCCACACCCCCGTCAGAGAGGATGGGGACAGAGATGCTGCCTCCTCGACTACAACCCCTTCAA ATTGTTTCTGCCGCCGATCTCGTGCCCGTGTCAACCATGGAGACAACCCAGGTGACCCTGGTGGTCAGAGGAGAAACATCCCCAG GTGAGGTGATAGCTGTTGTCGGTAACTGTGACGCCCTGGGATGCTGGAGCCACCAGAAAGCTGTCACCTTGCATCCCGATGGTCAAGATGG AAACACGTGGACTACGACAATCGCTGTACCCAAAGGAGTTGTTTCCCAGTACCGCTATTTCAGAGGCTTCTTTTTGGAGTCTAAG AGCGCAGATGGTCCCTGTCAAGTGATAGTCAATATGTGGGAGACCCATCACCATCCCCGCATGATGAGCCCCACAG CAACCCACCAGAATGTTGACGATGGGCAATTTGGAATTAACA ACGGGGTCAATTGTGTCGATGCCGGGTGGCTGACGTGCCAGGCTGAGGTTCGCCTGCGTCTGCACCATTCTAAGACGCCTCCGGTTTCCATCACCAAAAAGAAATTCAAGAAGTCTCGCTTCAG GATCAAGCTGACATTGGAGGgcattgaggaggaggaggaggaggaggaggaggatgaagagggagagggagatgcgCTCAGTCCGTCAGCTTGGAACAAGATGACCACCACTCTGGAGATCAGCATGATCAGTGCCAATGGTTATCGGTCGCGTCACTCGCAGCCCGAGTGTGGTTATGCCCTGGAGCCCTCCCAGTGGACTGAATACAGTATCCACACCATGGACCCAGACAACCTAGAGCTCACCTTTGAGTActttgag GATGATTTGAGTCAGCATGTTGTCCAGGGGGATGCTCATCCAGGACATGTGGGCACagctatcctcctctcctccaccttcttggagaatggcaaagacatgggAATCGTCACACTTCCCATAATGGGTCGAAATTCCAGGCAGACCATCGGGAAAGTGAGAG TGGATTACCTAGTGATTCGGCCCATCCAGGGGATGCAGTGTGACATGAGCTCCTCGTTCACCAGGTACTGGAGGAAAAGAGGTGCTCTGAATGTGGGTCACAGAGGAGCTGGCAGCACACACGCAGCTAA gcACCAGAGAGTCAGGGAGAACACAATAGCTTCATTCAAAAGAGCTTCTGAGCAT GGTGCAGCCTTTGTAGAGTTTGATGTTCACCTCTCCAAGGACGCCGTTCCTATTGTATATCATGATCTGACATGCTGCATATCCACCAAGAAG aaaaatgacaaaacttcACTAGAGCTCATTGAAGTGCCAGTCAAAGACTTGACCTTCGTTCAGCTGCAGCTTTTGAAG CTGGCCCATGTTACTGCAATGAAAGGAAGTGATCACAAAG ATCTGCTGGACGATGAAGAAGAAATTGACGAGCATCAGCCATTCCCTTCACTCTCACAG atCTTCCAGGCTGTTCCTGAGCATGTGGGTTTCAACATTGAGCTCAAATGGATCTGCCAGTTGAAG GACGGGTCGTGGGACGGTAGCCTCTCATCCTACTTCAACATGAACACCTTCCTCGATGTTGTCCTGTCTTGTGTTCTACAGAAAGGTGGCAAAAGACGCATTGTCTTCTCCTGCTTCGACCCAGATATCTGCACCAT gGTGCGTAACAAGCAGAACAAGTACCCCATCCTCTTCCTTACTCAGGGAATTTCAGAAAGGTATCCTGAACTGATGGACATCCGCTGCCAGACCACTCAGATCGCCATAAGCTTTGCCCAGAGCGAGAACATTCTG GGAATCAGTGCCCACTCTGAGGAGCTGCTAAAGAACCTCACTTTCATCGGCGACGCCCAGTCGAAAGGCCTGGTTGTGTTCAGCTGGGGAGAGGACAACAACGACCACGAGACCAGAAGGAAGCTGAGAGAGCAGGGCATCGATGGGCTCATCTATGATAG TATCTGCGAGGAACAAGGAGAGCAGCCAAATATCTTCCAAGTAGAGGAGCAGCACTCCCTGGGGGAGGTTATCAACGAGGAGACCATGAacagctccacctgctcctgctaCTCCATCCCCTGCTCCATGGCTCCCTGTGTTGCCTTCAAGTCCCGTACTGGCAGCGCTGAGTCCGACTCTGGCCACAGCTCCTTATAA
- the gpcpd1 gene encoding glycerophosphocholine phosphodiesterase GPCPD1 isoform X3, whose translation MIVSAADLVPVSTMETTQVTLVVRGETSPGEVIAVVGNCDALGCWSHQKAVTLHPDGQDGNTWTTTIAVPKGVVSQYRYFRGFFLESKSADGPCQVIVNMWETHHHPRMMSPTATHQNVDDGQFGINNGVNCVDAGWLTCQAEVRLRLHHSKTPPVSITKKKFKKSRFRIKLTLEGIEEEEEEEEEDEEGEGDALSPSAWNKMTTTLEISMISANGYRSRHSQPECGYALEPSQWTEYSIHTMDPDNLELTFEYFEDDLSQHVVQGDAHPGHVGTAILLSSTFLENGKDMGIVTLPIMGRNSRQTIGKVRVDYLVIRPIQGMQCDMSSSFTRYWRKRGALNVGHRGAGSTHAAKHQRVRENTIASFKRASEHGAAFVEFDVHLSKDAVPIVYHDLTCCISTKKKNDKTSLELIEVPVKDLTFVQLQLLKLAHVTAMKGSDHKDLLDDEEEIDEHQPFPSLSQIFQAVPEHVGFNIELKWICQLKDGSWDGSLSSYFNMNTFLDVVLSCVLQKGGKRRIVFSCFDPDICTMVRNKQNKYPILFLTQGISERYPELMDIRCQTTQIAISFAQSENILGISAHSEELLKNLTFIGDAQSKGLVVFSWGEDNNDHETRRKLREQGIDGLIYDSICEEQGEQPNIFQVEEQHSLGEVINEETMNSSTCSCYSIPCSMAPCVAFKSRTGSAESDSGHSSL comes from the exons ATG ATTGTTTCTGCCGCCGATCTCGTGCCCGTGTCAACCATGGAGACAACCCAGGTGACCCTGGTGGTCAGAGGAGAAACATCCCCAG GTGAGGTGATAGCTGTTGTCGGTAACTGTGACGCCCTGGGATGCTGGAGCCACCAGAAAGCTGTCACCTTGCATCCCGATGGTCAAGATGG AAACACGTGGACTACGACAATCGCTGTACCCAAAGGAGTTGTTTCCCAGTACCGCTATTTCAGAGGCTTCTTTTTGGAGTCTAAG AGCGCAGATGGTCCCTGTCAAGTGATAGTCAATATGTGGGAGACCCATCACCATCCCCGCATGATGAGCCCCACAG CAACCCACCAGAATGTTGACGATGGGCAATTTGGAATTAACA ACGGGGTCAATTGTGTCGATGCCGGGTGGCTGACGTGCCAGGCTGAGGTTCGCCTGCGTCTGCACCATTCTAAGACGCCTCCGGTTTCCATCACCAAAAAGAAATTCAAGAAGTCTCGCTTCAG GATCAAGCTGACATTGGAGGgcattgaggaggaggaggaggaggaggaggaggatgaagagggagagggagatgcgCTCAGTCCGTCAGCTTGGAACAAGATGACCACCACTCTGGAGATCAGCATGATCAGTGCCAATGGTTATCGGTCGCGTCACTCGCAGCCCGAGTGTGGTTATGCCCTGGAGCCCTCCCAGTGGACTGAATACAGTATCCACACCATGGACCCAGACAACCTAGAGCTCACCTTTGAGTActttgag GATGATTTGAGTCAGCATGTTGTCCAGGGGGATGCTCATCCAGGACATGTGGGCACagctatcctcctctcctccaccttcttggagaatggcaaagacatgggAATCGTCACACTTCCCATAATGGGTCGAAATTCCAGGCAGACCATCGGGAAAGTGAGAG TGGATTACCTAGTGATTCGGCCCATCCAGGGGATGCAGTGTGACATGAGCTCCTCGTTCACCAGGTACTGGAGGAAAAGAGGTGCTCTGAATGTGGGTCACAGAGGAGCTGGCAGCACACACGCAGCTAA gcACCAGAGAGTCAGGGAGAACACAATAGCTTCATTCAAAAGAGCTTCTGAGCAT GGTGCAGCCTTTGTAGAGTTTGATGTTCACCTCTCCAAGGACGCCGTTCCTATTGTATATCATGATCTGACATGCTGCATATCCACCAAGAAG aaaaatgacaaaacttcACTAGAGCTCATTGAAGTGCCAGTCAAAGACTTGACCTTCGTTCAGCTGCAGCTTTTGAAG CTGGCCCATGTTACTGCAATGAAAGGAAGTGATCACAAAG ATCTGCTGGACGATGAAGAAGAAATTGACGAGCATCAGCCATTCCCTTCACTCTCACAG atCTTCCAGGCTGTTCCTGAGCATGTGGGTTTCAACATTGAGCTCAAATGGATCTGCCAGTTGAAG GACGGGTCGTGGGACGGTAGCCTCTCATCCTACTTCAACATGAACACCTTCCTCGATGTTGTCCTGTCTTGTGTTCTACAGAAAGGTGGCAAAAGACGCATTGTCTTCTCCTGCTTCGACCCAGATATCTGCACCAT gGTGCGTAACAAGCAGAACAAGTACCCCATCCTCTTCCTTACTCAGGGAATTTCAGAAAGGTATCCTGAACTGATGGACATCCGCTGCCAGACCACTCAGATCGCCATAAGCTTTGCCCAGAGCGAGAACATTCTG GGAATCAGTGCCCACTCTGAGGAGCTGCTAAAGAACCTCACTTTCATCGGCGACGCCCAGTCGAAAGGCCTGGTTGTGTTCAGCTGGGGAGAGGACAACAACGACCACGAGACCAGAAGGAAGCTGAGAGAGCAGGGCATCGATGGGCTCATCTATGATAG TATCTGCGAGGAACAAGGAGAGCAGCCAAATATCTTCCAAGTAGAGGAGCAGCACTCCCTGGGGGAGGTTATCAACGAGGAGACCATGAacagctccacctgctcctgctaCTCCATCCCCTGCTCCATGGCTCCCTGTGTTGCCTTCAAGTCCCGTACTGGCAGCGCTGAGTCCGACTCTGGCCACAGCTCCTTATAA
- the gpcpd1 gene encoding glycerophosphocholine phosphodiesterase GPCPD1 isoform X1 translates to MVIRFGSAFPSMCWAAFTTCRNSPVLPHRCRWLAPQVVMTVQLPHRCAHRPPRPTPPSERMGTEMLPPRLQPLQIVSAADLVPVSTMETTQVTLVVRGETSPGEVIAVVGNCDALGCWSHQKAVTLHPDGQDGNTWTTTIAVPKGVVSQYRYFRGFFLESKSADGPCQVIVNMWETHHHPRMMSPTATHQNVDDGQFGINNGVNCVDAGWLTCQAEVRLRLHHSKTPPVSITKKKFKKSRFRIKLTLEGIEEEEEEEEEDEEGEGDALSPSAWNKMTTTLEISMISANGYRSRHSQPECGYALEPSQWTEYSIHTMDPDNLELTFEYFEDDLSQHVVQGDAHPGHVGTAILLSSTFLENGKDMGIVTLPIMGRNSRQTIGKVRVDYLVIRPIQGMQCDMSSSFTRYWRKRGALNVGHRGAGSTHAAKHQRVRENTIASFKRASEHGAAFVEFDVHLSKDAVPIVYHDLTCCISTKKKNDKTSLELIEVPVKDLTFVQLQLLKLAHVTAMKGSDHKDLLDDEEEIDEHQPFPSLSQIFQAVPEHVGFNIELKWICQLKDGSWDGSLSSYFNMNTFLDVVLSCVLQKGGKRRIVFSCFDPDICTMVRNKQNKYPILFLTQGISERYPELMDIRCQTTQIAISFAQSENILGISAHSEELLKNLTFIGDAQSKGLVVFSWGEDNNDHETRRKLREQGIDGLIYDSICEEQGEQPNIFQVEEQHSLGEVINEETMNSSTCSCYSIPCSMAPCVAFKSRTGSAESDSGHSSL, encoded by the exons ATGGTGATCAGGTTTGGGAGCGCCTTTCCATCAATGTGCTGGGCTGCCTTTACCACATG CAGAAACAGCCCTGTGTTGCCACATCGGTGCCGTTGGCTCGCACCTCAGGTAGTAATGACAGTTCAGCTGCCGCACAGGTGCGCACACCGCCCCCCACGTCCCACACCCCCGTCAGAGAGGATGGGGACAGAGATGCTGCCTCCTCGACTACAACCCCTTCAA ATTGTTTCTGCCGCCGATCTCGTGCCCGTGTCAACCATGGAGACAACCCAGGTGACCCTGGTGGTCAGAGGAGAAACATCCCCAG GTGAGGTGATAGCTGTTGTCGGTAACTGTGACGCCCTGGGATGCTGGAGCCACCAGAAAGCTGTCACCTTGCATCCCGATGGTCAAGATGG AAACACGTGGACTACGACAATCGCTGTACCCAAAGGAGTTGTTTCCCAGTACCGCTATTTCAGAGGCTTCTTTTTGGAGTCTAAG AGCGCAGATGGTCCCTGTCAAGTGATAGTCAATATGTGGGAGACCCATCACCATCCCCGCATGATGAGCCCCACAG CAACCCACCAGAATGTTGACGATGGGCAATTTGGAATTAACA ACGGGGTCAATTGTGTCGATGCCGGGTGGCTGACGTGCCAGGCTGAGGTTCGCCTGCGTCTGCACCATTCTAAGACGCCTCCGGTTTCCATCACCAAAAAGAAATTCAAGAAGTCTCGCTTCAG GATCAAGCTGACATTGGAGGgcattgaggaggaggaggaggaggaggaggaggatgaagagggagagggagatgcgCTCAGTCCGTCAGCTTGGAACAAGATGACCACCACTCTGGAGATCAGCATGATCAGTGCCAATGGTTATCGGTCGCGTCACTCGCAGCCCGAGTGTGGTTATGCCCTGGAGCCCTCCCAGTGGACTGAATACAGTATCCACACCATGGACCCAGACAACCTAGAGCTCACCTTTGAGTActttgag GATGATTTGAGTCAGCATGTTGTCCAGGGGGATGCTCATCCAGGACATGTGGGCACagctatcctcctctcctccaccttcttggagaatggcaaagacatgggAATCGTCACACTTCCCATAATGGGTCGAAATTCCAGGCAGACCATCGGGAAAGTGAGAG TGGATTACCTAGTGATTCGGCCCATCCAGGGGATGCAGTGTGACATGAGCTCCTCGTTCACCAGGTACTGGAGGAAAAGAGGTGCTCTGAATGTGGGTCACAGAGGAGCTGGCAGCACACACGCAGCTAA gcACCAGAGAGTCAGGGAGAACACAATAGCTTCATTCAAAAGAGCTTCTGAGCAT GGTGCAGCCTTTGTAGAGTTTGATGTTCACCTCTCCAAGGACGCCGTTCCTATTGTATATCATGATCTGACATGCTGCATATCCACCAAGAAG aaaaatgacaaaacttcACTAGAGCTCATTGAAGTGCCAGTCAAAGACTTGACCTTCGTTCAGCTGCAGCTTTTGAAG CTGGCCCATGTTACTGCAATGAAAGGAAGTGATCACAAAG ATCTGCTGGACGATGAAGAAGAAATTGACGAGCATCAGCCATTCCCTTCACTCTCACAG atCTTCCAGGCTGTTCCTGAGCATGTGGGTTTCAACATTGAGCTCAAATGGATCTGCCAGTTGAAG GACGGGTCGTGGGACGGTAGCCTCTCATCCTACTTCAACATGAACACCTTCCTCGATGTTGTCCTGTCTTGTGTTCTACAGAAAGGTGGCAAAAGACGCATTGTCTTCTCCTGCTTCGACCCAGATATCTGCACCAT gGTGCGTAACAAGCAGAACAAGTACCCCATCCTCTTCCTTACTCAGGGAATTTCAGAAAGGTATCCTGAACTGATGGACATCCGCTGCCAGACCACTCAGATCGCCATAAGCTTTGCCCAGAGCGAGAACATTCTG GGAATCAGTGCCCACTCTGAGGAGCTGCTAAAGAACCTCACTTTCATCGGCGACGCCCAGTCGAAAGGCCTGGTTGTGTTCAGCTGGGGAGAGGACAACAACGACCACGAGACCAGAAGGAAGCTGAGAGAGCAGGGCATCGATGGGCTCATCTATGATAG TATCTGCGAGGAACAAGGAGAGCAGCCAAATATCTTCCAAGTAGAGGAGCAGCACTCCCTGGGGGAGGTTATCAACGAGGAGACCATGAacagctccacctgctcctgctaCTCCATCCCCTGCTCCATGGCTCCCTGTGTTGCCTTCAAGTCCCGTACTGGCAGCGCTGAGTCCGACTCTGGCCACAGCTCCTTATAA
- the gpcpd1 gene encoding glycerophosphocholine phosphodiesterase GPCPD1 isoform X4, giving the protein METTQVTLVVRGETSPGEVIAVVGNCDALGCWSHQKAVTLHPDGQDGNTWTTTIAVPKGVVSQYRYFRGFFLESKSADGPCQVIVNMWETHHHPRMMSPTATHQNVDDGQFGINNGVNCVDAGWLTCQAEVRLRLHHSKTPPVSITKKKFKKSRFRIKLTLEGIEEEEEEEEEDEEGEGDALSPSAWNKMTTTLEISMISANGYRSRHSQPECGYALEPSQWTEYSIHTMDPDNLELTFEYFEDDLSQHVVQGDAHPGHVGTAILLSSTFLENGKDMGIVTLPIMGRNSRQTIGKVRVDYLVIRPIQGMQCDMSSSFTRYWRKRGALNVGHRGAGSTHAAKHQRVRENTIASFKRASEHGAAFVEFDVHLSKDAVPIVYHDLTCCISTKKKNDKTSLELIEVPVKDLTFVQLQLLKLAHVTAMKGSDHKDLLDDEEEIDEHQPFPSLSQIFQAVPEHVGFNIELKWICQLKDGSWDGSLSSYFNMNTFLDVVLSCVLQKGGKRRIVFSCFDPDICTMVRNKQNKYPILFLTQGISERYPELMDIRCQTTQIAISFAQSENILGISAHSEELLKNLTFIGDAQSKGLVVFSWGEDNNDHETRRKLREQGIDGLIYDSICEEQGEQPNIFQVEEQHSLGEVINEETMNSSTCSCYSIPCSMAPCVAFKSRTGSAESDSGHSSL; this is encoded by the exons ATGGAGACAACCCAGGTGACCCTGGTGGTCAGAGGAGAAACATCCCCAG GTGAGGTGATAGCTGTTGTCGGTAACTGTGACGCCCTGGGATGCTGGAGCCACCAGAAAGCTGTCACCTTGCATCCCGATGGTCAAGATGG AAACACGTGGACTACGACAATCGCTGTACCCAAAGGAGTTGTTTCCCAGTACCGCTATTTCAGAGGCTTCTTTTTGGAGTCTAAG AGCGCAGATGGTCCCTGTCAAGTGATAGTCAATATGTGGGAGACCCATCACCATCCCCGCATGATGAGCCCCACAG CAACCCACCAGAATGTTGACGATGGGCAATTTGGAATTAACA ACGGGGTCAATTGTGTCGATGCCGGGTGGCTGACGTGCCAGGCTGAGGTTCGCCTGCGTCTGCACCATTCTAAGACGCCTCCGGTTTCCATCACCAAAAAGAAATTCAAGAAGTCTCGCTTCAG GATCAAGCTGACATTGGAGGgcattgaggaggaggaggaggaggaggaggaggatgaagagggagagggagatgcgCTCAGTCCGTCAGCTTGGAACAAGATGACCACCACTCTGGAGATCAGCATGATCAGTGCCAATGGTTATCGGTCGCGTCACTCGCAGCCCGAGTGTGGTTATGCCCTGGAGCCCTCCCAGTGGACTGAATACAGTATCCACACCATGGACCCAGACAACCTAGAGCTCACCTTTGAGTActttgag GATGATTTGAGTCAGCATGTTGTCCAGGGGGATGCTCATCCAGGACATGTGGGCACagctatcctcctctcctccaccttcttggagaatggcaaagacatgggAATCGTCACACTTCCCATAATGGGTCGAAATTCCAGGCAGACCATCGGGAAAGTGAGAG TGGATTACCTAGTGATTCGGCCCATCCAGGGGATGCAGTGTGACATGAGCTCCTCGTTCACCAGGTACTGGAGGAAAAGAGGTGCTCTGAATGTGGGTCACAGAGGAGCTGGCAGCACACACGCAGCTAA gcACCAGAGAGTCAGGGAGAACACAATAGCTTCATTCAAAAGAGCTTCTGAGCAT GGTGCAGCCTTTGTAGAGTTTGATGTTCACCTCTCCAAGGACGCCGTTCCTATTGTATATCATGATCTGACATGCTGCATATCCACCAAGAAG aaaaatgacaaaacttcACTAGAGCTCATTGAAGTGCCAGTCAAAGACTTGACCTTCGTTCAGCTGCAGCTTTTGAAG CTGGCCCATGTTACTGCAATGAAAGGAAGTGATCACAAAG ATCTGCTGGACGATGAAGAAGAAATTGACGAGCATCAGCCATTCCCTTCACTCTCACAG atCTTCCAGGCTGTTCCTGAGCATGTGGGTTTCAACATTGAGCTCAAATGGATCTGCCAGTTGAAG GACGGGTCGTGGGACGGTAGCCTCTCATCCTACTTCAACATGAACACCTTCCTCGATGTTGTCCTGTCTTGTGTTCTACAGAAAGGTGGCAAAAGACGCATTGTCTTCTCCTGCTTCGACCCAGATATCTGCACCAT gGTGCGTAACAAGCAGAACAAGTACCCCATCCTCTTCCTTACTCAGGGAATTTCAGAAAGGTATCCTGAACTGATGGACATCCGCTGCCAGACCACTCAGATCGCCATAAGCTTTGCCCAGAGCGAGAACATTCTG GGAATCAGTGCCCACTCTGAGGAGCTGCTAAAGAACCTCACTTTCATCGGCGACGCCCAGTCGAAAGGCCTGGTTGTGTTCAGCTGGGGAGAGGACAACAACGACCACGAGACCAGAAGGAAGCTGAGAGAGCAGGGCATCGATGGGCTCATCTATGATAG TATCTGCGAGGAACAAGGAGAGCAGCCAAATATCTTCCAAGTAGAGGAGCAGCACTCCCTGGGGGAGGTTATCAACGAGGAGACCATGAacagctccacctgctcctgctaCTCCATCCCCTGCTCCATGGCTCCCTGTGTTGCCTTCAAGTCCCGTACTGGCAGCGCTGAGTCCGACTCTGGCCACAGCTCCTTATAA